From a single Adhaeribacter swui genomic region:
- a CDS encoding polysialyltransferase family glycosyltransferase produces the protein MKHVFFVHSTITSIIAEAIIEHENILIKDVIIILDREAVIDNKFLSFKWQFTSPPDQFPAHFNITKSFKKLWLFDRYIKEITYNDSFYLYVPQTGIKSIQLLISNSKCLGYSIMEEGLGSYKHKNIIDSKNYKIGFYVRIAYLFRIKNKNPMMDGYKKLYAISSKAFPGYNNLIVLNPNFQYNSIKLKYKYDNSIIWIFDAISIYNITKIQFHIGGILKLLKYFEEKRYNKIYFKLHPAQLGRNEDEYFRKMLSVDNKILFEEIPYSVPIESIAKSNNNIKFFVNISSIGFYANLFGNEVYSYANYIAEFDSNYNEYLESFPQVFRESVIFL, from the coding sequence ATGAAGCATGTTTTTTTTGTTCATAGTACTATAACTTCTATTATAGCTGAAGCAATTATAGAACATGAAAATATTTTAATTAAAGATGTAATCATAATACTTGATCGTGAAGCTGTAATAGATAATAAATTTTTAAGTTTTAAATGGCAATTTACGTCACCTCCTGATCAGTTTCCTGCTCATTTTAATATAACTAAGTCATTCAAAAAGCTTTGGTTATTTGATCGGTATATAAAAGAAATAACTTATAATGATTCATTTTATCTTTATGTACCACAAACAGGTATAAAATCTATACAATTACTTATTTCAAATTCTAAATGCCTAGGCTATAGTATTATGGAAGAGGGTTTAGGAAGCTATAAGCATAAGAATATTATAGATAGTAAAAATTATAAAATAGGTTTTTATGTTAGAATCGCCTATTTATTTAGAATAAAGAATAAGAATCCAATGATGGATGGTTATAAAAAATTATATGCAATATCATCAAAAGCATTTCCTGGTTATAATAACCTAATAGTACTAAATCCGAACTTCCAGTACAATAGTATAAAATTAAAGTATAAATATGATAATAGCATTATTTGGATTTTTGATGCTATTTCTATTTATAACATTACTAAAATACAGTTTCATATAGGTGGTATATTAAAGTTATTAAAGTATTTTGAAGAAAAAAGGTATAATAAAATTTATTTTAAACTTCATCCAGCTCAATTGGGAAGAAATGAAGATGAATATTTTAGGAAAATGCTTAGTGTAGATAATAAAATATTATTCGAAGAAATTCCGTACTCTGTACCAATAGAAAGTATAGCAAAGAGTAATAATAATATTAAATTTTTTGTTAATATAAGTTCTATAGGGTTTTATGCAAATCTATTTGGAAATGAAGTATATTCTTATGCTAATTATATAGCAGAATTTGACTCTAATTACAATGAATATCTAGAGTCATTTCCACAGGTCTTTAGAGAGTCAGTAATATTTTTGTAG
- a CDS encoding glycosyltransferase yields the protein MNSSNELGISVIVCCYNSAIRLPETLKRLALQQVSEIVSWELIVIDNASIDNTFEVAKYEWQKYNTNIPFRVVKQPKPGLTFAREMGVECSKFSFILFCDDDNWLTPNYLELGFSILKEFDEVGIVGGKGEVVSDVNIPAWYNRYSSFYATAPQFNKSGYIDSNKPALYGAGLFIKKEVFTRLNQKGFKSILTDRKGALLSSGGDYELCYAATLIGYKLYYDEKLLFYHYMPAERLTINYLQKLTSAIAYSSIQLLIYLHLINGRKLNKYSWIKDTLYILKITLKSLFNLLVRENYNQLENRIDFKYNYSSLKSIWNMRKMYQTYYLQIARLISSNK from the coding sequence ATGAACAGCTCAAATGAACTTGGTATTTCAGTAATTGTCTGCTGTTATAATAGTGCTATTAGATTGCCAGAAACATTAAAAAGATTAGCTTTACAGCAAGTTTCGGAGATTGTCTCTTGGGAACTTATTGTTATTGATAATGCATCAATTGATAATACTTTTGAAGTTGCTAAATATGAATGGCAAAAATACAATACTAATATTCCATTTCGTGTAGTAAAACAACCCAAACCTGGATTGACCTTTGCTAGAGAGATGGGAGTAGAGTGTTCTAAGTTTAGTTTTATTTTATTCTGTGATGATGATAATTGGTTAACTCCTAATTATTTGGAATTAGGTTTTTCTATTTTAAAAGAATTTGATGAAGTTGGCATAGTAGGTGGAAAAGGCGAAGTAGTTTCGGACGTAAATATACCAGCTTGGTATAACAGATACAGTAGTTTCTATGCAACTGCACCACAATTCAATAAATCTGGTTATATAGATTCAAACAAACCTGCGCTTTATGGTGCAGGTTTGTTTATAAAAAAAGAAGTATTTACTAGACTTAATCAGAAAGGGTTTAAGAGTATTTTAACCGATCGAAAAGGTGCATTACTTTCTTCGGGTGGAGATTATGAACTTTGTTATGCTGCTACATTAATTGGGTATAAACTATATTATGATGAAAAGTTATTATTTTATCATTATATGCCAGCTGAAAGATTAACAATTAATTATTTGCAAAAATTAACAAGTGCTATTGCTTATTCTAGTATTCAATTGTTGATCTATTTGCATTTAATCAATGGTCGTAAATTAAACAAGTATTCTTGGATTAAAGATACTTTATATATTTTAAAAATTACACTTAAATCTTTATTTAATCTCTTAGTTAGAGAAAATTATAATCAATTAGAAAATAGAATTGACTTTAAGTATAATTATAGTTCATTAAAATCTATTTGGAATATGAGAAAGATGTATCAAACTTACTACTTACAAATAGCTAGATTAATTAGTAGTAATAAGTAG
- a CDS encoding glycosyltransferase family protein, which translates to MSNILLISPEPWGANFVSKHHYALELVKRGNIVFYLNPPSKGLGKKVFVQQLNDCSNLKIVDYTPIFRGLNKLPAGLSSFLMKLDITRILKVLNVDLDIVWSFDPFRFQKLNLFLSKFKIYHSVDVHHTTKEYLIAKNADVIFSTAHKILNKFSEIKLPKYFVNHGLASHFIDNKSLIKYSLVGDQLVKVGYVGNLNYKYLDKERLYKIISENLNCGFYFIGPRYSNNLSNAEINKEFFNQLEVLPNVYFLGQIPSKELPHYLCLFDMFLMCYKGDENIASMANPHKLLEYFSTGKIVLSHYIDEYARYKDLLVMADNNENLPILFSKVVTSLDYYNSLDLQHKRKAFAYDNTYAKQLDRIESIILKYIKL; encoded by the coding sequence ATGAGTAATATATTGTTAATATCTCCTGAACCTTGGGGGGCGAATTTCGTTTCAAAGCATCATTATGCCTTAGAATTAGTTAAACGAGGTAATATCGTATTCTATCTTAATCCGCCGAGTAAGGGTTTAGGTAAAAAAGTATTTGTTCAGCAGTTAAATGACTGTTCCAATCTCAAAATAGTTGATTATACCCCCATATTTAGAGGTTTAAATAAATTGCCAGCTGGGTTGTCTAGTTTTTTAATGAAACTAGATATAACAAGAATATTGAAGGTTTTAAATGTGGATTTAGATATTGTTTGGAGCTTTGATCCGTTTAGATTTCAAAAATTAAATTTATTTTTATCAAAATTTAAGATTTATCATTCAGTGGATGTGCATCACACAACTAAAGAATACTTAATTGCAAAAAATGCTGATGTGATATTTTCAACGGCACATAAAATACTTAACAAATTTAGTGAAATAAAGCTTCCAAAGTATTTTGTTAATCATGGATTGGCCTCTCATTTTATTGATAATAAAAGTTTGATTAAATATTCTCTTGTTGGTGATCAATTAGTTAAAGTAGGATATGTCGGTAATTTAAATTATAAGTATTTAGATAAAGAGAGGCTTTATAAAATAATTTCAGAAAATCTAAATTGTGGGTTCTATTTTATAGGTCCAAGGTATTCAAATAATTTAAGTAATGCCGAAATAAATAAAGAGTTTTTTAATCAATTAGAAGTGCTTCCTAATGTCTATTTTTTAGGGCAGATCCCTTCTAAAGAACTCCCTCATTATTTGTGTTTGTTCGATATGTTTCTAATGTGCTATAAAGGTGATGAGAATATTGCTTCTATGGCAAATCCTCACAAGCTTCTAGAATACTTTAGTACAGGTAAGATTGTTTTAAGTCATTATATAGACGAATATGCCAGATACAAGGATTTGTTGGTCATGGCTGATAATAATGAAAATTTACCAATCTTGTTTTCAAAAGTTGTAACAAGCTTAGATTACTACAATAGTTTAGATTTGCAACATAAAAGAAAAGCCTTTGCTTATGATAATACCTATGCAAAACAACTTGATAGAATAGAAAGTATAATTCTGAAGTATATAAAATTGTGA